One genomic region from Granulimonas faecalis encodes:
- a CDS encoding DUF488 domain-containing protein has product MSRSVITLSAYQTTAERFFTTLVDHKVDLLLDVRLHNTNQLCGFTKQRDLAYFARVIAHCDYLHDVELAPSQELLQPYLHHDIDFDEYASGYRALIEGRGGIAIFDRDAGPHASVAILGTATKKRRSHAEVLAQMVAEATK; this is encoded by the coding sequence ATGTCCCGATCGGTCATCACCCTTTCCGCCTACCAGACCACCGCCGAGCGGTTCTTCACCACCCTCGTCGACCACAAGGTCGACCTGCTCCTCGACGTGCGCCTGCACAACACCAACCAGCTCTGCGGCTTCACCAAGCAGCGCGACCTCGCGTATTTTGCCAGGGTCATCGCCCACTGCGACTATCTGCACGACGTCGAACTCGCCCCCAGCCAGGAGCTGCTCCAGCCCTACCTGCACCACGACATCGACTTCGACGAGTACGCCAGCGGTTACCGTGCCCTCATCGAGGGTCGCGGCGGCATCGCCATCTTTGACAGGGACGCCGGCCCCCACGCCTCCGTCGCCATCCTCGGCACGGCCACCAAGAAGCGCCGCAGCCACGCCGAGGTGTTGGCCCAGATGGTCGCCGAGGCCACAAAGTAG
- a CDS encoding PLP-dependent transferase codes for MTVRADKPAAPDDPAAALTGMLGARCARTWLVAATPAEAGATLGVPCAPVVSCALDAPGLPAFSVRDLRAERAARPRGALLGCDVSATGSYLCPAAMRGADVVVDDLSSLGLGPAAAPSPAAAPICALSLSRDALRDAAAVSAAERLAASRPMEPAAVRALSAALPGFPERCRRRADAASAMASYLACHPDVAATAYPGLKGDPAHGTAERILENGFGFSVAFVPASSPAAVLAAADALEPGARRPAAAAPDAPPPTPAALAPLPSARAAPQALLLTVGDADPLALVMWLERLLDPFGEF; via the coding sequence GTGACCGTCCGCGCCGACAAGCCTGCCGCCCCCGACGACCCCGCCGCGGCCCTGACCGGGATGCTGGGCGCCCGCTGCGCCCGCACCTGGCTCGTGGCCGCGACGCCGGCCGAGGCGGGCGCCACCCTCGGCGTGCCGTGCGCCCCCGTGGTCTCGTGCGCCCTCGACGCCCCGGGGCTGCCTGCCTTCTCCGTGCGCGACCTCCGCGCCGAGAGGGCCGCACGGCCCCGGGGCGCCCTTCTCGGCTGCGACGTGTCGGCCACCGGCTCCTACCTGTGCCCGGCGGCCATGCGTGGCGCGGACGTGGTCGTGGACGACCTCTCGTCCCTCGGCCTCGGCCCCGCCGCCGCGCCCAGCCCCGCCGCCGCTCCCATCTGCGCGCTCTCGCTCTCCCGGGACGCCCTCCGCGATGCCGCCGCCGTCTCCGCGGCCGAGCGCCTCGCGGCGTCCCGCCCCATGGAGCCCGCGGCCGTCCGGGCCCTCTCCGCCGCGCTGCCGGGCTTCCCGGAGCGCTGCCGCCGCCGGGCCGACGCCGCCTCCGCCATGGCCTCCTACCTCGCCTGTCATCCCGACGTCGCCGCAACGGCCTACCCCGGCCTCAAGGGCGACCCCGCCCACGGCACGGCCGAGCGCATCCTGGAGAACGGCTTCGGCTTTTCCGTGGCGTTCGTCCCCGCCTCGTCGCCCGCCGCCGTCCTCGCCGCGGCAGATGCCCTGGAACCCGGCGCCCGGCGGCCCGCCGCCGCGGCCCCCGACGCCCCGCCCCCGACGCCCGCGGCCCTCGCGCCGCTCCCGTCCGCCCGCGCCGCCCCCCAGGCGCTTCTCCTTACGGTGGGGGACGCCGACCCGCTCGCCCTCGTCATGTGGCTGGAGCGCCTCCTCGACCCCTTCGGCGAGTTTTGA